A section of the Castanea sativa cultivar Marrone di Chiusa Pesio chromosome 12, ASM4071231v1 genome encodes:
- the LOC142618273 gene encoding transcription factor LAF1-like codes for MGCKSSDKPKPKHRKGLWSPEEDQRLRNYVLKHGHGCWSSVPINAGLQRNGKSCRLRWINYLRPGLKRGMFSKQEEETILTLHHMLGNKWSQIAQHLPGRTDNEIKNYWHSYLKKKVARAEEMEDHTKTQYASSSSDTVDSSNSPKNPRTGIPNICNSLEHMEKLPTNAYQSPKEANCSPLPKLLFAEWLSLDHVQGGSFANSAEGLIARDAFSHNSNFQYTPMQVFSSNEGTYSGEFHNGLSHGSATTETFNLQYKFEDQISGNGFVDFISGGDACSDFNMNNGVMYI; via the exons ATGGGGTGCAAGTCATCAGacaagccaaagccaaagcacAGGAAGGGCTTGTGGTCACCTGAAGAAGACCAAAGGCTCCGAAACTATGTCCTCAAACATGGCCATGGCTGCTGGAGCTCCGTCCCCATTAACGCCG GCTTGCAGAGGAATGGAAAGAGCTGCAGATTAAGGTGGATTAATTACTTGAGACCAGGATTGAAACGAGGGATGTTTAGCAAGCAAGAGGAGGAGACAATTCTGACCCTTCATCATATGTTAGGCAACAA GTGGTCTCAGATAGCACAGCATTTGCCTGGAAGAACAGATAATGAGATTAAGAACTACTGGCATTCTtatttgaagaagaaagtgGCCAGAGCTGAAGAAATGGAAGATCATACCAAAACACAGTATGCTAGTTCAAGCTCAGATACTGTGGATTCTTCAAACTCTCCCAAAAATCCCAGAACTGGAATTCCAAATATTTGTAATTCACTTGAACACATGGAAAAATTACCAACAAATGCTTATCAGTCACCTAAAGAGGCTAACTGTAGCCCCTTACCAAAGCTTTTATTTGCCGAGTGGCTTTCCTTAGATCATGTTCAAGGTGGGAGCTTTGCAAATTCTGCTGAGGGACTAATTGCTAGAGATGCATTTTCTCATAATTCAAACTTCCAATACACTCCCATGCAAGTTTTTTCATCCAATGAAGGAACATATAGTGGTGAGTTTCACAATGGGCTAAGCCATGGTTCAGCCACTACTGAGACATTCAATTTACAATACAAGTTTGAGGATCAGATTTCAGGAAATGGGTTTGTTGATTTCATCTCTGGGGGTGATGCATGTAGTGATTTCAACATGAATAATGGTGTAATGTATATCTGA
- the LOC142621335 gene encoding 25.3 kDa vesicle transport protein SEC22-1, whose translation MVKLTIVGRVSDGLPLAQGPRYTIEENNNFLFYKQQAEFILKEISKGALAHSKMTIHIDHHCFNHLVDNGIIFITLCDSSYPRKLAFHYLQDLQKEFEKFDNRLIEKITRPYSFVKFDSIIGNIRRQYIDTRTQANLSKLNANKKQDVDIVNKHISEILERRQNAAISDRVFVSPQTVSSIWSSPRLEVIALKWTPITTIVVVAVVLLWASLVLTDHIIIS comes from the exons ATGGTTAAGCTAACGATAGTTGGAAGAGTGAGCGATGGGTTGCCTCTTGCACAAGGACCTAGGTATACGATTGAGGAAAATAACAACTTCTTATTTTACAAGCAACAAGCAGAGTTCATACTCAAAGAAATCTCCAAAGGAGCCTTGGCACATTCCAAGATGACCATTCACATTGATCATCACTGCTTCAA CCACTTGGTCGACAATGgaatcatcttcatcacattgTGCGATTCTTCATATCCAAGAAAACTAGCTTTCCATTATCTACAAGATTTGCAAAAGGAGTTTGAGAAGTTTGATAATAGACTCATAGAGAAAATCACCAGACCATACAGCTTTGTGAAGTTTG ATAGCATTATTGGGAATATCAGAAGGCAATACATAGATACAAGAACGCAGGCCAACCTATCAAAGCTTAATGCTAATAAGAAACAAGATGTAGATATTGTTAATAAACACATATCTGAAATTTTAGAACGAAGGCAAAATGCTG CAATATCGGATCGAGTATTTGTGTCACCTCAAACTGTGTCCTCAATATGGAGTTCCCCACGCCTGGAG GTAATTGCCCTGAAGTGGACGCCTATCACAACAATTGTCGTAGTTGCTGTTGTTCTTTTATGGGCTAGCTTAGTACTCACAGACCACATCATAATTTCATGA
- the LOC142620208 gene encoding uncharacterized protein LOC142620208, translating to MVGTWLTNSVSPKLQSSIIYEDTALEIWNDLRNRFAQTNGPRVFNLQKENSELHQGEVTITDLFTQLKALWDQLQNLSPFPSCTRGKCVCNINKRLNDVQARESVMKFLMGVNETFSQVRTQVLLMDPIPSLSKVYSLMIQEETQKAVTNPSTVKVDSTALVAKIPNLGNNLVGNNAGTKGKEKPICTHCGKTGHTADKCYRLHGFPPGFKFKNKTTMAHQVSLPHAQDLVSNTSTGNITFTTEQYQQLLALIAPSSPLVSAIQGREPPQSNVATMVSSNAMTVSTLSSITAVTNAIVELPNEETASVTHIGTIILSSSLTLHNVLCDLASWRTIGVGQQVDGLYLLQSGNLQQTSPNALAEFLTNQKLTSALTFVLAATASHSTRTKFDPRSRRCIFLGYPFNVKGYKVFDLASHSVFISRDVTFHESIFPYNSTISTSLPSTTPAIPLPHTSSLPFDDLLSSSQSITPTPVSSTLDDTILQVHHEIDDDFLLNVPASPPEPLADPIPTRQSSRAHKKPSYLLDYHCNMVTSSPTTPVLQSGTAHPLSSFLSYKSLSRK from the exons ATGGTGGGTACATGGCTCACCAATTCAGTCTCACCCAAACTTCAATCAAGCATTATCTATGAAGACACGgctttggaaatttggaatgaTCTGAGGAATAGATTTGCTCAAACAAATGGTCCAAGGGTCTTCAATCTTCAAAAGGAGAATTCTGAGCTTCATCAAGGTGAGGTGACTATAACAGATTTATTTACTCAATTAAAAGCACTTTGGGATCAATTACAGAATCTTAGTCCCTTTCCCTCTTGCACCCGTGGAAAATGTGTCTGTAATATCAATAAACGACTTAATGATGTGCAAGCAAGAGAGTCAGTAATGAAATTTTTAATGGGAGTGAATGAAACATTTTCCCAAGTTAGGACTCAAGTCTTGTTAATGGATCCAATTCCCTCTCTTAGTAAGGTTTACTCTTTGATGATTCAAGAAGAAACACAAAAAGCAGTCACTAATCCATCCACTGTTAAGGTTGATTCTACTGCTTTAGTTGCCAAAATTCCCAATCTTGGTAACAATCTTGTTGGGAATAATGCAGGTACTAAGGGTAAAGAAAAACCAATCTGCACTCATTGTGGGAAGACTGGTCACACAGCAGACAAATGCTATAGATTACATGGTTTCCCCCctggtttcaagttcaagaacaAGACTACAATGGCTCATCAAGTTTCACTCCCTCATGCACAAGACTTGGTCTCCAACACAAGCACTGGCAACATCACCTTTACTACTGAGCAATATCAACAACTTCTAGCCTTGATTGCTCCCTCTTCTCCACTTGTTTCTGCAATCCAAGGAAGAGAACCACCTCAATCCAATGTAGCCACTATGGTGTCTTCCAATGCTATGACAG TAAGTACATTATCTTCTATTACTGCTGTTACTAATGCCATTGTTGAACTGCCTAATGAGGAAACTGCTTCAGTCACACACATTGGCACCATTATTTTGTCCTCTTCCCTCACCCTTCATAATGTTTTATGT GACCTTGCCTCTTGGAGAACAATTGGAGTGGGTCAACAAGTTGATGGATTATACTTGTTGCAATCTGGTAATCTTCAGCAGACATCTCCAAATGCTCTAGCTGAATTTCTTACCAATCAGAAGCTTACCTCAGCTTTGACTTTTGTTTTAGCTGCTACTGCTTCTCATT CCACTAGAACTAAATTTGATCCTAGGTCTAGGAGGTGTATCTTCCTTGGTTATCCTTTTAATGTTAAAGGGTACAAGGTCTTTGATTTAGCTTCTCATTCAGTTTTCATTTCAAGGGATGTTACCTTTCATGAGTCTATTTTTCCTTACAACTCTACCATTTCTACATCTCTTCCATCTACTACACCTGCTATTCCTTTACCTCATACTTCATCTCTTCCTTTTGATgatcttctttcttcctctcaaTCTATCACTCCTACTCCTGTTTCTTCTACTCTAGATGACACAATTCTTCAGGTTCATCATGAAATTGATGATGATTTTCTTCTTAATGTTCCTGCTTCACCTCCTGAGCCACTTGCTGATCCTATTCCCACTAGACAGTCCTCTAGAGCTCATAAGAAGCCCTCCTATCTTCTAGATTACCATTGTAACATGGTTACTTCATCTCCCACTACTCCTGTTCTCCAATCAGGAACTGCTCACCCCTTatcttctttcctttcctaTAAGTCCTTATCTAGGAAATAG